One genomic segment of Belonocnema kinseyi isolate 2016_QV_RU_SX_M_011 chromosome 2, B_treatae_v1, whole genome shotgun sequence includes these proteins:
- the LOC117182842 gene encoding zinc finger protein 43-like, with protein sequence MFQNNKKNFTCEIESTSGETLEIKEEFIEIEYVDSETSKIKEKIIEDQKTTGEKLNKKYELKVCTVDTKETDHFSINDKSPTHKERIIHISKQDPDKKYKCEKCARSYSHKSNFYRHQKFEIEVIRQFSCKFCNKSYKQKVSMDTHVARMHQKTNTKKSVLRHMCDKCFRRYTRLDSLQRHKLLDHAKVQRQFICNFCGNETNVKSSLYVHITSRHMNE encoded by the exons atgtttcaaaataataaaaagaattttacttgCGAAATTGAATCTACCAGTGGCGAAACGTTGgaaattaaagaagaatttaTCGAAATTGAATATGTTGATAGTGAAACTTCGaaaatcaaggaaaaaattaTCGAAG atcaaaagaCTACTGgtgaaaaactaaataaaaaatatgagttgaaaGTCTGTACCGTAGATACAAAAGAAACTGATCATTTTTCTATTAACGATAAGTCTCCGACCCATAAGGAGCGGATCATTCATATATCAAAGCAAGACCCGGATAAGAAATACAAATGCGAAAAGTGTGCTAGAAGCTATAGCCATAAAAGTAACTTTTATCgtcatcaaaaatttgaaatcgagGTAATTCGACAGTTTAGCTGCAAATTCTGcaacaaaagttataaacaaaaagtttcaatGGATACACATGTTGCCCGCATGCATCAGAAAACAAACACAAAGAAGTCCGTATTGAGGCACATGTGTGACAAATGTTTTCGAAGGTACACACGGTTAGATTCTTTACAACGTCATAAACTTTTGGACCATGCAAAAGTCCAGCGacaatttatttgcaatttctGCGGAAATGAAACAAATGTGAAAAGTAGCTTGTATGTGCACATTACTTCGCGTCATATGAACGAATAA
- the LOC117167736 gene encoding zinc finger protein 778-like, with the protein MSATNQKHHKTNPSTLQSRLNCDKCSRSYATLSGLSNHKCSELAVLKPEFICDYCIYKTNVKGNFLRHVTSRHIQMPQTRNYCDKYFRSYTLSDLKTYPSFEQTIFQTQFICNFCEYTSNTKSSLAKHITSHHTPMSKTRQKMHSCNKCSRSYTSLGGLTRHRRLSHAKVKPQFICDFCGYKSNQKGNLSKHITALHLQTSKQRHYCTDCPRSYTWLSALTRHIRLEHASVTPHFSCDFCEYETNLKSSLSKHIGIRHMN; encoded by the coding sequence atGTCTGCTACAAATCAGAAGCATCATAAAACAAACCCAAGCACATTACAATCGAGGCTTAATTGCGACAAATGTTCTCGTAGTTATGCTACGCTGAGTGGTTTAAGTAATCATAAATGTTCAGAGCTCGCAGTACTCAAACCGGAATTCATTTGCGATTATTGCATATATAAAACTAATGTAAAAGGTAACTTTTTAAGACACGTTACTTCACGTCACATACAGATGCCGCAAACCAGGAACTATTGCGACAAATATTTTCGAAGTTACACGCTCAGTGATTTAAAGACTTATCCAAGTTTTGAACAGACAATATTTCAAAcgcaatttatttgtaatttttgtgaatATACATCGAATACGAAAAGTTCTTTGGCAAAACACATTACATCACACCACACACCAATGTCGAAAACAAGGCAGAAAATGCATTCTTGCAACAAATGTTCTCGAAGTTACACTTCCTTGGGAGGTTTAACTCGACACAGACGTTTAAGTCACGCAAAAGTCAAACCACAATTTATATGCGATTTTTGCGGATATAAATCGAATCAGAAAGGAAACTTGTCAAAACACATTACTGCACTTCACTTACAAACATCCAAACAGAGGCATTATTGCACCGATTGTCCGCGAAGTTACACTTGGTTAAGTGCTTTAACCCGGCATATACGTTTAGAACATGCATCAGTTACACCACATTTCTCTTGCGATTTTTGCGAAtatgaaacaaatttgaaaagtaGTTTGTCAAAACACATTGGTATACGCCACATGAATTAA